The proteins below are encoded in one region of Rhodopirellula halodulae:
- a CDS encoding sulfatase family protein yields MKNFKPNFWIALLIGILGPSSAIAKDATNFVFIIADDCTFRDLGCYGGQAHTPRIDALAEEGMRFTRCFQSVAMCSPTRHSIYCGQYPVKTGAYPNHTFVPDGTSSVVQFLKPLGYRVAHSGKGHIGPPSVFSWERLPGKSNPDFAAVDEFLDECGEQEQPFCLFLCSNEPHTPWNKGDASRYNAADVVLPPYLADTPETREGMTRYLAEITYFDSQVGQAIDLLDQHQLADNTLLIVVSEQGNSMPFAKWTCYDSGLQSGCIVRWPGHVEAGSINPAMMEYIDFLPTWIEIAGGDLESGPATKLDGKSLLPVLAGEQTHKSLVFGEMTTRGINSGSDHYGIRSVRSDRYKYIWNFTPEVTFQNACTESKEFRSWIKAANAGDTRAAELVSRYQHRPEIEFYDLQKDPLELNNLATDPQYEATMTSLRKELDDWMQYCGDQGQATEMDALNHMKRGQKPKKKTNKQKRSVGD; encoded by the coding sequence ATGAAGAACTTCAAACCCAATTTCTGGATCGCTTTGTTAATTGGGATCCTGGGACCATCGAGTGCAATCGCAAAAGACGCGACGAATTTTGTTTTCATCATCGCCGACGATTGCACCTTTCGTGATTTGGGATGCTACGGCGGACAAGCCCATACCCCTCGAATCGATGCCTTGGCAGAAGAAGGCATGCGTTTCACCCGATGCTTTCAATCGGTCGCGATGTGTTCCCCCACGCGGCACAGCATCTATTGTGGTCAGTACCCGGTAAAAACCGGTGCGTATCCCAATCACACCTTCGTGCCCGATGGAACCAGCAGCGTTGTTCAATTCTTGAAACCGCTCGGTTACCGGGTCGCACACAGTGGCAAGGGACATATCGGCCCGCCCTCGGTCTTTTCGTGGGAGCGTTTGCCCGGAAAATCCAATCCAGATTTCGCGGCCGTGGACGAGTTTCTGGATGAATGTGGTGAGCAGGAACAGCCGTTTTGTTTGTTTCTGTGTTCCAACGAACCTCATACTCCTTGGAACAAAGGGGATGCCTCCCGCTACAACGCCGCGGACGTAGTATTGCCGCCATATCTGGCGGATACACCCGAGACCCGTGAAGGAATGACCCGGTATTTGGCCGAGATCACCTATTTCGACTCGCAGGTTGGACAAGCCATTGATCTTCTGGATCAGCACCAACTTGCCGACAACACCCTGCTGATCGTGGTCAGCGAACAAGGCAACTCCATGCCATTCGCCAAGTGGACCTGCTACGACAGCGGACTTCAGTCGGGATGCATCGTTCGTTGGCCGGGGCACGTCGAAGCCGGATCGATCAATCCAGCGATGATGGAATACATCGACTTCCTTCCGACTTGGATCGAGATCGCGGGCGGTGACTTAGAATCCGGTCCGGCAACCAAGCTGGATGGAAAGAGTCTTTTGCCAGTGCTAGCGGGCGAACAGACGCACAAGTCGCTGGTCTTTGGTGAGATGACCACTCGAGGAATCAACAGCGGGTCGGACCACTATGGGATCCGCAGCGTGCGTTCCGACCGCTACAAGTACATTTGGAACTTCACCCCAGAAGTCACTTTCCAAAACGCTTGCACAGAATCCAAAGAATTCAGGAGTTGGATCAAAGCGGCCAATGCGGGAGACACCCGGGCAGCGGAGTTGGTGAGTCGCTATCAACATCGTCCCGAGATCGAATTCTACGACCTACAGAAAGATCCGTTGGAACTGAACAATCTGGCCACGGATCCGCAATACGAAGCAACCATGACATCGCTCCGCAAGGAACTGGACGATTGGATGCAATACTGCGGCGACCAAGGCCAAGCCACCGAAATGGACGCTCTCAACCACATGAAACGAGGCCAGAAACCCAAAAAGAAAACGAACAAGCAGAAGAGGTCAGTCGGCGACTGA
- a CDS encoding serine/threonine-protein kinase, protein MVEDLMTQSNEDDLDEIFALYLSACDTGEITSREDFLRQHPEHADQLRELMDAADLIGTFSLSGGPTDGSSDPWANPITLPSDLEVPKEEGLPSTASQLDPRSDLADTIGVGSPLNQEFSGDVSDVDPNITLPMSNRSQGDTGPSLPFDLGDYQLLKVLGVGGMGVVYLAKQRELDRLVAVKMIRSGILAGQDEVKRFYTEAKAAAKLRHPNIVAVHQFGRRAGHHFFSMQYVEGEDLQKVISKGPLEAKRAAEVVRDVAMAIHHAHSRGVLHRDLKPGNVLIDHSDQVHVTDFGLAKHTDADSSVTGSGAAVGTPHYMAPEQALGHSDRVTHHSDIYSLGAILFAAVTSRPPIVGDTVMQTLLKVAHQPAPNLRSVCADADSDLEVIVAKCLEKQPKDRYKTAKHLADDLQRYLQGQSIHARSRSRARKVADWFAQVPIVAAIAGRQTSDTPLGQRRFQNGVLAASFVIPLLLVGGVIWQESVNNAMPARVRIAGGLPGGLYTRASEQLSQTLQSQTSVPCEVVSTNGTWDNRERLLAGEFDLAPIQATAVNGETLRVVAPLFYEAVHVIIREDSGIDSVEDLAGQSIAVGPHGSGSRRAAEMVLESLELSETISPRIEMPWQTLQETDPTVSADAAIICIGVGSDLVQHMLSERQWHLLPLPDGVSIALQHPTLHAMTIKAQAYPGASLPPTGVHTVGTTSFLVCREDAPDPLIESTLHSLYDEPNIIGLIPARQAAEWQGLAFHRISRRYYDQLESEAQKVSVAD, encoded by the coding sequence TTGGTGGAAGACCTGATGACCCAGTCCAACGAAGACGATTTGGATGAGATCTTCGCTTTGTATTTGTCGGCGTGTGACACGGGAGAGATCACGTCACGAGAGGACTTTTTGCGTCAACATCCCGAACATGCGGATCAACTTCGTGAGCTGATGGATGCTGCGGATTTGATTGGCACATTCTCACTGTCGGGCGGTCCCACGGACGGATCATCTGATCCTTGGGCAAACCCAATCACCTTGCCATCGGATTTGGAAGTTCCCAAAGAAGAAGGCCTGCCGTCGACGGCCAGCCAGTTGGACCCACGCAGTGATCTGGCCGACACGATTGGCGTTGGTTCTCCCTTGAATCAGGAATTCTCGGGTGACGTGTCCGACGTCGATCCCAACATCACTCTGCCGATGTCCAATCGCTCTCAAGGCGACACCGGCCCATCGTTGCCGTTTGATTTGGGCGACTATCAACTGCTGAAGGTATTGGGCGTTGGTGGCATGGGTGTGGTCTACCTCGCCAAACAACGCGAGCTGGATCGTTTGGTCGCTGTGAAAATGATTCGCAGTGGAATCTTGGCCGGACAAGATGAGGTCAAACGCTTTTACACCGAAGCGAAAGCGGCAGCCAAGCTTCGTCACCCCAACATCGTTGCGGTGCACCAGTTCGGCCGACGTGCCGGTCACCACTTCTTTTCGATGCAGTATGTCGAAGGCGAAGATCTTCAAAAGGTGATTTCCAAAGGTCCTTTGGAAGCGAAACGAGCCGCTGAAGTTGTTCGCGATGTTGCCATGGCCATTCATCATGCTCACAGCCGAGGCGTTTTGCACCGTGATCTTAAGCCTGGCAACGTGCTGATCGATCACTCGGATCAAGTCCACGTCACTGATTTTGGTCTGGCCAAACATACCGACGCCGATAGCAGCGTGACGGGAAGCGGTGCTGCCGTTGGAACACCGCATTACATGGCCCCGGAACAAGCTCTCGGACACAGCGACCGAGTGACCCATCACAGCGACATCTATTCGCTTGGTGCGATTTTGTTCGCCGCGGTCACGTCTCGACCACCCATTGTTGGCGATACCGTGATGCAAACCTTGTTGAAGGTGGCTCACCAACCCGCGCCAAACCTCCGCTCCGTGTGTGCGGATGCGGATTCGGATCTGGAAGTCATCGTCGCGAAGTGTTTGGAGAAACAGCCCAAGGATCGCTACAAAACAGCCAAACATTTGGCCGATGATCTGCAACGATACCTGCAAGGACAATCCATCCACGCACGATCGCGGAGTCGCGCTCGCAAGGTCGCAGACTGGTTCGCACAAGTTCCCATCGTCGCGGCGATCGCGGGTCGTCAAACATCCGACACACCGCTCGGACAACGAAGGTTTCAAAACGGTGTGCTGGCGGCATCCTTCGTCATTCCGTTGTTGCTGGTTGGTGGTGTGATCTGGCAGGAAAGCGTCAACAACGCGATGCCCGCACGGGTTCGAATCGCCGGCGGATTGCCGGGCGGTTTGTACACGCGAGCCTCGGAGCAACTTTCACAGACTCTTCAGTCACAAACGTCCGTGCCCTGCGAAGTCGTCTCCACCAATGGCACCTGGGACAATCGAGAGCGACTTCTCGCGGGTGAATTCGATTTGGCACCCATCCAAGCCACCGCGGTCAACGGCGAAACCCTGCGTGTTGTCGCGCCACTGTTTTATGAAGCGGTCCATGTCATCATTCGCGAAGACAGTGGCATTGATTCGGTGGAGGACCTTGCCGGACAAAGCATCGCCGTGGGGCCGCACGGTAGTGGATCAAGGCGCGCTGCTGAAATGGTGTTGGAGTCATTGGAGCTATCCGAAACGATCTCGCCTCGCATCGAGATGCCGTGGCAAACGCTTCAGGAAACAGACCCAACAGTTTCCGCCGACGCGGCCATCATTTGCATCGGTGTGGGCAGTGATCTGGTCCAACACATGTTGTCAGAGCGACAATGGCATCTGCTTCCACTTCCCGATGGCGTTTCGATTGCCCTCCAGCATCCAACGCTTCATGCAATGACCATCAAAGCCCAGGCCTACCCGGGAGCGTCTCTTCCGCCGACGGGAGTGCATACCGTCGGCACAACGTCATTCCTGGTCTGCCGCGAAGATGCACCCGACCCGTTGATCGAAAGCACGTTGCATTCGCTGTATGACGAACCCAACATCATTGGATTGATTCCGGCTCGCCAAGCGGCGGAGTGGCAGGGTCTCGCCTTTCACCGAATCTCACGTCGCTATTACGATCAACTTGAATCGGAAGCTCAAAAGGTATCAGTCGCCGACTGA
- a CDS encoding sigma-70 family RNA polymerase sigma factor codes for MNDSSPNSSSSNTTTALVVASKRGDNEALGKLMLRYRGYLLMLAHRYLSDQLRRRIDPADLVQVTFLEAKRDLHSFRGESAGEFAGWLRGMLKNNVASAVAHHVMTQKRSTKKEVHAGGGGGEGSSPENWIAQMPGAKTSPSGVAVRREAVGAMMQALHELPETQAEAIRLRYMEGLSLKEIVDRMDKSETAVAGLLKRGLKKLRTILDTDSSPWWKT; via the coding sequence TTGAACGATTCGTCACCCAACTCGTCTTCATCAAATACCACCACCGCGTTGGTCGTCGCATCGAAACGCGGTGACAACGAAGCGTTGGGCAAATTGATGTTGCGCTATCGTGGTTACTTGTTGATGCTGGCTCATCGCTACTTGAGCGACCAGTTGCGACGACGAATCGATCCGGCGGATCTGGTCCAGGTGACATTCTTGGAAGCCAAACGCGATCTGCATTCTTTTCGAGGTGAATCCGCGGGCGAATTCGCGGGCTGGTTGCGAGGCATGTTGAAGAACAATGTTGCCTCCGCCGTCGCTCATCACGTGATGACGCAAAAGCGCTCGACAAAGAAAGAGGTGCACGCTGGTGGCGGTGGTGGCGAAGGAAGCTCTCCTGAAAACTGGATCGCCCAAATGCCGGGGGCCAAGACGAGTCCCAGCGGCGTCGCGGTTCGACGCGAAGCAGTTGGCGCGATGATGCAGGCCTTGCATGAGTTGCCTGAGACACAAGCGGAAGCAATCCGGCTTCGCTACATGGAAGGACTTTCGTTGAAGGAAATCGTCGATCGAATGGACAAGAGCGAAACCGCCGTCGCAGGTTTGCTCAAACGAGGTTTGAAGAAGCTTCGAACCATTTTGGACACCGATAGCAGTCCTTGGTGGAAGACCTGA
- a CDS encoding outer membrane protein assembly factor BamB family protein translates to MSRAGGGDDYNTGWGAGPRSTPTVDGDQIFVLSDVGVVSAIRRQDGRKLWSVDLVAEYGGGIPKWGYSESVLVDGDRVLVTPGGNNFAIGLDRRTGKQVWQSKGVDAPAHYVSIMKGEVGGKSYYVTASSIGVVAFDTENGNKLFENSNTGNQVATIPTPLILGDQVYHTSDYGAGNVLLNLTASGSGIDAEQVYHLNGKTMLNHHGGVVELDGVVYGFTKANGGVWMAQEVSSGDTLWVEKLRGNTSGSIGFADGRLYCYNDKDGTVVLVEPSAEEWSPQGSLTLPRETTLPRGSGAIWAHPVIADQTLYIRDQNLVFAFDIAR, encoded by the coding sequence ATTTCGCGAGCCGGCGGCGGAGATGACTACAACACCGGTTGGGGCGCCGGACCTCGAAGCACCCCCACCGTCGATGGCGACCAAATCTTCGTTTTGTCAGATGTTGGCGTCGTGTCAGCAATTCGTCGACAGGATGGTCGGAAACTCTGGTCGGTGGATCTGGTGGCAGAGTACGGCGGTGGAATTCCCAAATGGGGTTACAGCGAGTCCGTGTTGGTCGACGGTGATCGCGTGTTGGTTACACCTGGCGGCAACAACTTTGCCATCGGTTTGGATCGACGAACGGGCAAACAAGTCTGGCAATCCAAAGGCGTCGACGCACCCGCACACTACGTTTCAATCATGAAGGGCGAAGTTGGCGGAAAGAGCTACTACGTCACAGCAAGCAGCATTGGAGTGGTTGCTTTTGATACCGAAAACGGGAACAAGCTCTTTGAGAACTCCAACACGGGAAACCAAGTTGCCACCATTCCCACGCCATTGATTCTTGGGGATCAGGTCTATCACACCAGTGACTACGGTGCGGGCAATGTCTTGTTGAATCTGACCGCGTCCGGAAGCGGCATCGACGCCGAGCAGGTTTACCACCTCAATGGGAAAACCATGTTGAATCACCACGGCGGTGTCGTGGAACTTGATGGTGTGGTGTACGGTTTTACCAAAGCCAATGGCGGAGTTTGGATGGCTCAGGAAGTCTCCAGCGGTGACACACTCTGGGTCGAAAAGCTGCGAGGCAATACCAGTGGCTCAATCGGTTTCGCAGATGGTCGTCTGTATTGCTACAACGACAAAGACGGGACGGTTGTGCTGGTCGAACCCTCTGCCGAAGAATGGTCGCCCCAAGGATCACTGACCCTGCCACGTGAAACGACACTTCCACGTGGCAGCGGAGCGATCTGGGCTCACCCCGTGATCGCGGATCAAACCCTTTACATCCGCGACCAAAACCTCGTCTTCGCATTCGATATCGCTCGTTGA
- a CDS encoding sulfatase family protein has product MVVPVTLGVSIADAAPTRDGKPNVIVIFTDDQGYNDLGCFGSPNIKTPNVDRLAAEGRRYTSFYSACSVCSPSRAALLTGCYPKRVGLHQHVLFPQSKTGLHPDEVTIADHLKSAGYATACVGKWHLGHHKETLPTSNGFDSYYGIPYSNDMNHPDNKRKTKMRSDELWKDQSTAVTGWNTPLVQNEEIIELPVDQRTITRRYTDRAIEFITENKDQPFFLYLPHSMPHIPLYVPEDVYDADPQNAYKCVIEHIDAEVGRLVDTVRELGLAEDTVIIYTSDNGPWLQFKNHGGSAFPLRAGKGTTFEGGQRVPCVMWAPGRIPAGTSTNAFATNMDLLPTIAAVTGTPLTSDRQVDGVDLTPTFTSDDSPRKEFVYYSAHGALEGIRMGDWKYMRKVPRALKNKKGTPQKPQIFLFNLADDLEEQTNLASDDPERVKQMQARMEELDREITQNARPVWRKKADS; this is encoded by the coding sequence TTGGTTCGCCAAATATCAAAACACCCAATGTGGACCGACTCGCTGCCGAGGGCCGCCGTTACACCAGTTTCTATTCGGCCTGTTCGGTTTGTTCGCCCTCACGAGCTGCTTTGCTAACCGGTTGCTATCCAAAACGGGTTGGATTGCATCAACACGTTCTCTTTCCGCAAAGCAAAACCGGTTTGCATCCAGACGAAGTCACCATCGCGGATCATCTGAAATCGGCGGGCTATGCGACAGCTTGTGTCGGCAAATGGCACCTCGGTCATCACAAAGAAACCTTGCCGACGTCCAACGGATTTGATTCGTACTATGGCATTCCTTATTCCAACGACATGAATCATCCGGACAACAAACGCAAGACAAAAATGCGATCGGATGAACTTTGGAAAGATCAATCGACGGCAGTCACAGGTTGGAACACTCCACTCGTGCAGAACGAGGAGATCATTGAACTGCCCGTTGACCAACGCACCATCACACGTCGCTACACCGATCGAGCAATCGAGTTCATCACGGAGAACAAGGACCAACCGTTCTTCCTCTATCTGCCTCATTCCATGCCTCACATCCCACTGTATGTGCCGGAGGATGTTTACGATGCGGATCCGCAAAATGCCTACAAATGCGTGATCGAGCATATCGACGCGGAAGTGGGCCGTTTGGTCGACACAGTCCGTGAGCTGGGTTTGGCGGAAGACACGGTGATCATTTACACCAGCGACAATGGTCCTTGGCTACAGTTCAAAAATCATGGTGGCAGTGCTTTTCCCTTGCGAGCGGGAAAAGGAACCACCTTTGAAGGCGGCCAACGAGTTCCTTGTGTGATGTGGGCGCCGGGACGCATTCCCGCCGGAACGTCAACCAACGCTTTCGCGACCAACATGGATTTGTTGCCAACCATCGCGGCCGTCACGGGAACGCCGTTGACGTCCGATCGACAAGTCGACGGTGTCGACCTGACTCCAACGTTCACCTCGGATGATTCACCACGCAAAGAGTTCGTCTACTACTCAGCGCATGGGGCATTGGAAGGAATTCGGATGGGTGATTGGAAGTACATGCGGAAAGTCCCCCGTGCGTTGAAAAACAAAAAGGGCACGCCGCAGAAGCCTCAAATTTTTCTGTTCAATTTGGCAGATGACCTCGAAGAGCAGACCAACTTAGCATCCGATGACCCAGAACGTGTGAAGCAAATGCAGGCACGAATGGAGGAACTGGATCGGGAGATCACCCAAAACGCTCGTCCCGTTTGGCGAAAGAAGGCGGACTCATGA